One stretch of Lachnospiraceae bacterium oral taxon 096 DNA includes these proteins:
- a CDS encoding signal peptidase II: MIWAWISFVGAFLDLSIKQGIERLPKEDYPAPLSGSGGMIRIHQFHNLGLPFGHMQGRDRFVKYLPLMMGSLILGKLSLLLPQKGKKLEKIAFSSLLAGAMSNLTDRFGRGYVVDYFSVEIGPLKKIIFNIGDIFVFIGSILFVINNFVFGGKKKR, from the coding sequence ATGATTTGGGCATGGATTTCTTTTGTAGGGGCCTTTTTAGACCTGAGCATTAAACAGGGGATTGAGCGATTGCCCAAGGAGGATTATCCAGCACCATTGAGTGGGAGTGGTGGAATGATTCGCATTCATCAGTTCCATAACCTGGGGCTGCCATTTGGGCATATGCAAGGAAGAGATCGCTTTGTGAAGTATTTGCCACTGATGATGGGAAGTTTGATCCTTGGAAAACTTTCTCTACTCTTGCCACAGAAGGGAAAGAAATTAGAAAAAATTGCATTTTCCAGTTTACTTGCTGGAGCGATGAGTAATTTGACGGATCGCTTTGGAAGGGGATATGTTGTGGATTATTTTAGCGTGGAAATTGGACCGCTAAAAAAGATTATTTTTAATATTGGAGATATATTTGTTTTTATTGGTTCTATACTATTTGTAATCAATAATTTCGTTTTTGGAGGAAAGAAAAAAAGATGA
- a CDS encoding HlyC/CorC family transporter, which yields MSSSDIVQFVVLILLLLTSAFFSSSETALATANKIKLRSMAEHGNKSAALAIKVTGESDKMLSAILIGNNVANLTASSLVTTLTIKVVGNRLVGIATGILTIAILIFGEIIPKTLAARNAETIALLFVKPIYLLMTVLTPVIFLVNKAAALIFLLLGMDSSTKSEAMTEEEIRTIVDVGHEEGIIENEERKMINNVFDFAATVVRDIMIPRIDMTFIDVNLSYEEVIEIFKNDMFTRMPVYEESTDNVIGIINIKDLLLVEDKEKFQIKDYIRQPLYTYEYKKVAELMAEMRKTFSNIVIVLDEYGVTAGMLTIEDMLEEIVGDIRDEYDEEEDENLVKLGKGDYLIEGSMRIDDLNDKIGTQLTSQEYESIGGLVMEILGKVPKEKDAIEVEGIRISVEKMDKARIETVRLTLPKKL from the coding sequence ATGAGTAGTTCGGACATAGTGCAGTTTGTCGTGTTGATATTATTGCTATTGACATCAGCATTTTTTTCATCATCGGAGACGGCACTAGCAACAGCCAACAAAATAAAATTGCGCAGTATGGCAGAACATGGAAATAAGTCGGCAGCTTTGGCGATCAAGGTCACTGGAGAGTCCGATAAGATGCTTTCGGCCATCCTCATTGGAAACAATGTGGCAAATTTGACAGCATCTTCTTTGGTGACCACCTTGACAATTAAAGTTGTAGGCAACCGTCTTGTTGGAATTGCAACGGGAATTTTAACAATTGCTATTTTGATTTTTGGAGAGATTATACCAAAGACCTTGGCGGCAAGAAATGCGGAGACAATAGCTCTTCTTTTTGTAAAGCCGATTTACCTTTTGATGACCGTCCTCACACCTGTGATTTTTTTAGTCAATAAGGCAGCAGCGTTGATCTTTTTACTTTTGGGTATGGATTCGTCAACAAAATCGGAAGCGATGACAGAGGAGGAAATTCGTACGATTGTCGATGTTGGTCACGAAGAGGGAATTATTGAAAATGAAGAGCGAAAGATGATCAATAATGTGTTTGACTTTGCGGCAACTGTGGTCAGGGATATTATGATTCCAAGAATTGACATGACATTTATTGATGTCAATTTAAGTTATGAAGAAGTCATAGAAATCTTTAAAAATGATATGTTTACAAGAATGCCTGTATATGAGGAGTCCACGGATAATGTCATTGGCATTATCAATATCAAGGACTTATTGCTTGTCGAAGACAAGGAAAAATTTCAGATTAAAGATTATATTCGTCAGCCACTGTACACCTATGAGTACAAAAAAGTTGCAGAATTGATGGCCGAGATGAGAAAGACCTTCAGCAATATTGTGATTGTACTTGACGAATATGGTGTGACAGCGGGAATGTTGACGATTGAGGATATGCTTGAGGAAATTGTCGGGGATATTCGAGATGAATATGACGAAGAGGAAGATGAAAATTTAGTCAAATTAGGAAAGGGAGACTATCTCATTGAGGGATCAATGCGAATTGACGACTTAAATGACAAGATTGGCACGCAATTGACTTCACAAGAATATGAGTCAATCGGTGGATTAGTGATGGAAATTCTTGGAAAAGTGCCCAAAGAAAAAGATGCCATAGAAGTTGAGGGCATTCGCATTAGTGTGGAAAAGATGGACAAGGCAAGAATTGAGACCGTTCGCTTGACACTTCCAAAAAAGTTGTAA
- the scfA gene encoding six-cysteine ranthipeptide SCIFF gives MKHVKTLNEKTLKESLKRGGCGECQTSCQSACKTSCTVGNQGCENPDR, from the coding sequence ATGAAGCACGTTAAAACTTTAAATGAGAAGACTTTAAAAGAAAGCTTAAAGCGTGGCGGATGTGGTGAGTGCCAGACATCTTGTCAATCAGCTTGCAAGACTTCCTGCACTGTGGGAAATCAAGGCTGCGAGAATCCAGACAGATAG
- the scfB gene encoding thioether cross-link-forming SCIFF peptide maturase, producing the protein MIHQYINNGYHIILDVNSGSVHVADPILYDAVAIAEPVIGEMEKPEKISKEAVATICEELTKKGYPQKEIEETLLDMQELIDAEELFTQDTYESYVRDFKARKTVVKALCLHIAHDCNLACKYCFAEEGEYHGRRALMSFEVGKKALDFLVANSGNRRNLEVDFFGGEPLMNWSVVKQLVEYGRSLEEANNKKFRFTLTTNGMLLNDEVIEFCNREMANVVLSLDGRKEINDMMRPTRGGKGSYDVIVPKFQKFAKSRGTKDYYIRGTFTKNNLEFSKDVLHFADLGFKQTSMEPVVGAEDEPYAIQWEDVPKIKEEYDKLAVEYVKRKKEGRGFNFFHFNIDLTQGPCVAKRLSGCGSGTEYLAVTPWGDLYPCHQFVGHEEFLLGNVDTGVVKTEIRDEFKLCNVYAKPKCKDCYARFYCSGGCAANSNNFHGNITDVYDIGCELQKKRIECAIMIKAAMADEA; encoded by the coding sequence GTGATTCATCAGTATATTAATAATGGATATCATATTATTTTAGATGTCAATTCAGGCTCTGTGCATGTGGCAGATCCCATCTTATATGATGCTGTGGCGATTGCAGAGCCAGTGATTGGTGAGATGGAAAAGCCAGAAAAAATCAGCAAAGAGGCTGTTGCAACCATTTGTGAGGAATTGACAAAAAAGGGGTATCCGCAAAAAGAAATAGAAGAAACTTTGTTAGATATGCAGGAATTAATTGATGCAGAAGAGCTCTTTACTCAGGATACTTATGAAAGTTATGTGAGAGATTTTAAGGCAAGAAAGACCGTAGTTAAGGCACTGTGCTTGCATATTGCTCATGATTGTAACTTGGCTTGTAAGTATTGCTTTGCAGAGGAGGGGGAGTATCACGGACGACGTGCATTGATGAGCTTTGAGGTGGGAAAGAAGGCACTTGACTTTTTGGTTGCCAATTCTGGAAATCGAAGAAATCTAGAAGTGGATTTCTTTGGTGGAGAACCATTGATGAATTGGTCTGTAGTAAAGCAATTAGTGGAGTATGGTCGTTCTCTAGAGGAAGCAAATAACAAGAAGTTTCGCTTTACATTGACTACCAATGGAATGCTACTCAACGATGAAGTTATCGAATTTTGTAATCGAGAGATGGCCAATGTTGTGTTGAGCTTGGATGGAAGAAAAGAAATTAATGATATGATGCGCCCAACTAGGGGAGGCAAAGGAAGTTATGATGTCATTGTTCCAAAATTTCAAAAGTTTGCAAAGAGCAGAGGAACCAAAGATTACTATATTCGTGGAACATTTACAAAAAATAATTTGGAATTTTCAAAGGATGTTCTTCACTTTGCAGACCTTGGATTTAAACAGACCAGTATGGAGCCAGTAGTTGGAGCAGAAGACGAACCCTATGCCATTCAATGGGAAGATGTTCCAAAGATTAAAGAAGAATACGACAAGCTGGCCGTGGAGTATGTCAAGAGAAAGAAGGAGGGAAGAGGATTTAATTTCTTCCACTTTAATATTGATCTTACACAGGGACCATGTGTGGCTAAGAGATTATCAGGCTGTGGTTCAGGAACAGAGTATCTTGCAGTGACACCTTGGGGAGATCTCTATCCATGTCACCAATTTGTTGGTCACGAGGAATTCTTACTTGGAAATGTGGATACTGGTGTGGTAAAGACAGAAATTCGAGATGAATTTAAACTTTGTAATGTCTATGCAAAGCCAAAATGCAAGGATTGCTATGCTAGATTTTATTGTAGTGGAGGTTGTGCAGCAAATTCCAACAATTTCCATGGAAATATCACCGATGTCTATGATATTGGTTGCGAATTACAAAAAAAGCGTATTGAATGTGCCATTATGATTAAGGCTGCCATGGCAGATGAGGCATAA
- the secD gene encoding protein translocase subunit SecD, whose translation MKSKKSKGWLGLLIVLIALVGFTYLAITSAKQIKLGLDLAGGVSITYQAKDEHPKLEDMKDTVYKLHQRVTQYSTEAEVYLEGDRRINIDIPGVSNADAILEELGKPGSLVFQGPDGKTILTGDQVASAKAVIGEENGQKKYYVALTFTDEASKIFADVTAANVGKQISIVYDGKVVSSPVVREAITGGQCSIDGMKDNTEAENLASTIRIGSLSVELEELRSNVVGAKLGQEAIATSLKAGAIGFGILTVFMIALYLLPGVAAILALILYVDLTVCLIAAFEITLTLPGIAGVILAVGMAVDANVIIFTRIKEEIGLGHSTKQAINAGFQKALSAIVDGNVTTIIAAVVLYLRGSGTVKGFASTLALGIILSMITALFVTRFIINCFYSIGLEGEKLYGKKVDKKPIQFLQKRKIFFVISAIMIVIGIVGMGMNKSKIGDIFNYGLDFKGGTSTNVTFNEDMSLEDISSKVVPVVESVTKDASTQTQKVQGTNQVIIKTRTLSKDEREQLNQSLVSKFGVDESKITAESISGAVSAEMRMDAIWATIIATVLMLFYIWFRFRDIRFAASSVFALIHDVLVLIACYAVFRWSVGSTFIACILTIVGYSINATIVIFDRIRENMKILSKKTSKEDILNTSITQTLTRSINTSLTTFIMVFVLYILGVSSIREFALPIMVGVVCGTYSSVCLASAFWYILSGKGKKKGKEA comes from the coding sequence ATGAAAAGCAAAAAGTCAAAGGGATGGCTGGGGCTATTGATTGTCCTGATTGCTTTGGTTGGTTTTACCTATCTAGCAATCACTTCGGCCAAGCAGATTAAGTTAGGACTCGATCTTGCAGGTGGTGTGAGTATCACTTATCAGGCGAAGGATGAACATCCAAAGCTTGAGGATATGAAGGACACAGTGTATAAATTGCACCAGAGAGTTACACAATATTCGACAGAGGCAGAGGTCTATTTGGAGGGAGATCGAAGAATTAATATCGATATCCCAGGAGTATCCAATGCAGATGCCATTTTGGAAGAACTTGGAAAGCCAGGTTCATTGGTATTTCAAGGACCAGATGGAAAGACGATTTTGACAGGTGATCAGGTGGCCAGTGCAAAGGCCGTGATTGGTGAAGAAAATGGTCAAAAAAAATACTATGTTGCGTTGACTTTTACAGATGAGGCTTCAAAGATATTTGCTGATGTCACAGCGGCAAATGTTGGAAAGCAGATTTCCATTGTCTATGATGGAAAAGTAGTTTCTAGTCCAGTGGTTCGAGAGGCCATCACAGGTGGACAGTGCAGTATTGATGGAATGAAGGACAACACAGAGGCTGAAAATTTAGCTTCTACAATTCGAATTGGTTCTCTTTCTGTAGAGCTTGAGGAGTTGCGCAGCAATGTTGTCGGAGCAAAGCTCGGTCAAGAAGCCATTGCCACAAGTTTAAAGGCAGGAGCGATTGGATTTGGAATTTTGACGGTGTTTATGATTGCCCTCTATTTACTTCCAGGTGTGGCTGCAATTTTGGCATTGATTTTATATGTGGATTTGACCGTATGCTTGATTGCAGCATTTGAGATTACCTTGACCTTGCCTGGAATTGCAGGTGTTATTCTTGCGGTCGGAATGGCCGTGGATGCCAATGTCATTATCTTTACTCGTATTAAGGAAGAAATCGGGCTTGGTCATAGCACAAAGCAGGCCATTAATGCAGGATTTCAAAAGGCCTTGTCTGCGATTGTCGATGGAAATGTGACCACGATTATTGCAGCGGTGGTGCTCTATTTAAGAGGCTCAGGTACAGTCAAAGGATTTGCTTCCACATTGGCACTGGGTATTATTTTGTCTATGATTACCGCACTCTTTGTGACCAGATTTATTATAAATTGCTTCTACAGTATTGGACTTGAGGGCGAGAAATTATATGGCAAGAAGGTCGATAAAAAGCCAATTCAATTTCTTCAAAAGAGAAAGATTTTCTTTGTTATCTCGGCGATTATGATTGTCATTGGCATTGTTGGAATGGGAATGAACAAATCAAAGATTGGAGATATCTTTAATTATGGACTTGATTTTAAGGGTGGTACATCGACCAATGTCACATTTAATGAAGATATGAGTCTCGAGGATATTTCTTCCAAGGTTGTTCCTGTGGTAGAGAGTGTGACAAAGGATGCCTCTACGCAGACACAAAAAGTTCAGGGAACGAATCAAGTGATTATTAAGACAAGAACGCTAAGCAAGGATGAAAGAGAACAATTAAATCAAAGCCTTGTTTCTAAGTTTGGAGTAGATGAGAGTAAGATTACAGCCGAGAGTATCTCTGGTGCAGTCAGTGCAGAGATGAGAATGGATGCCATCTGGGCAACCATTATTGCGACGGTATTGATGCTATTCTATATTTGGTTTAGATTTAGAGATATCCGATTTGCAGCAAGTTCAGTATTTGCATTAATTCATGATGTCCTTGTATTGATTGCCTGCTATGCGGTCTTTAGATGGAGTGTTGGTTCAACCTTTATTGCCTGTATCTTGACCATTGTTGGATATTCCATCAATGCGACCATTGTTATCTTTGACCGTATTCGTGAGAATATGAAGATATTGTCAAAGAAGACAAGTAAGGAAGATATTTTAAATACCAGCATTACACAGACATTGACAAGAAGTATCAATACTTCTTTGACCACTTTTATTATGGTATTTGTGCTCTATATTCTTGGTGTATCTTCTATTCGAGAGTTTGCATTGCCGATTATGGTGGGTGTTGTCTGTGGTACTTACTCTTCGGTTTGCCTTGCTTCAGCATTTTGGTATATTTTAAGTGGAAAGGGCAAAAAGAAGGGCAAGGAGGCCTAG
- the tgt gene encoding tRNA guanosine(34) transglycosylase Tgt, with translation MKYEVLHTDGRAKRAQMETVHGTIQTPVFMNVGTVAAIKGAVSTDDLQEIGTQVQLSNTYHLHVRTGDELIKEFGGLHKFMHWDKPILTDSGGFQVYSLAGMRKIKEEGVTFHSHIDGHKIFMGPEESMQIQSNLGSTIAMAFDECPPALADRKYIEHSVARTTRWLRRCKSEMARLNSLDDTVNKEQLLFGINQGGVVDDIRIQHAKEISELDLDGYAVGGLAVGESHEQMYHILDVVVPHLPKHKPTYLMGVGTPINILEAVDRGIDFFDCVYPSRNGRHGHVYTNKGKVNLFNKKHELDPRPIEEGCQCPACRSYSRAYIRHLLKAGEMLGMRLCVLHNLYFYNTMMSEIRGAIEKGCYAEYKAAKIAGIEGKN, from the coding sequence ATGAAATATGAGGTATTGCACACGGACGGTCGTGCAAAGAGAGCACAGATGGAGACCGTGCATGGAACGATACAGACTCCTGTGTTTATGAATGTTGGAACAGTTGCTGCAATTAAGGGAGCTGTTTCCACTGATGATTTGCAGGAAATTGGCACACAGGTACAGCTTTCCAACACTTATCATCTCCATGTGCGAACGGGAGATGAACTCATTAAGGAATTTGGCGGATTGCATAAGTTTATGCATTGGGACAAGCCGATTTTAACAGATTCTGGTGGTTTTCAAGTTTATTCCCTTGCAGGAATGAGAAAAATTAAGGAAGAGGGGGTGACTTTTCATTCCCACATCGACGGTCATAAGATTTTTATGGGACCAGAGGAGAGTATGCAAATTCAATCCAATTTGGGTTCGACGATTGCAATGGCCTTTGATGAATGCCCACCAGCACTTGCAGATAGAAAGTATATCGAACATTCTGTGGCAAGGACGACAAGATGGCTAAGGCGCTGTAAGAGTGAGATGGCTAGATTAAATTCTTTGGATGATACAGTAAACAAGGAGCAACTTTTATTTGGGATCAATCAAGGTGGAGTAGTGGATGATATTCGCATTCAGCACGCCAAAGAAATTTCTGAGCTTGATCTTGATGGCTATGCAGTTGGTGGCTTGGCCGTTGGCGAGAGCCATGAGCAAATGTATCATATTTTAGATGTGGTGGTTCCTCATCTTCCAAAACATAAGCCAACCTATTTGATGGGAGTGGGCACACCAATCAATATATTGGAGGCTGTGGATCGAGGAATTGATTTCTTTGACTGTGTGTATCCTTCAAGAAACGGCAGACATGGTCATGTGTATACAAATAAAGGAAAAGTCAACTTATTTAATAAAAAACATGAATTAGATCCTCGACCAATAGAAGAGGGCTGTCAATGTCCAGCCTGTCGCTCGTATTCAAGAGCCTATATTCGCCATTTATTAAAGGCTGGAGAGATGTTGGGAATGAGGCTATGTGTATTGCATAATTTGTATTTTTATAATACAATGATGAGTGAAATTCGAGGTGCCATTGAGAAGGGTTGCTATGCAGAGTACAAGGCAGCCAAGATTGCTGGTATAGAAGGTAAAAATTAA
- the yajC gene encoding preprotein translocase subunit YajC gives MVNLGAVVAAAGGKGGTLIIVAYVIIFAAMIYFMSYRPQKKEKKRMDEMMSTLAVGDSVLTSSGFYGVVIDITEDTVIVEFGNNKNCRIPMQKAAIVQIEKPE, from the coding sequence ATGGTAAATTTAGGAGCAGTGGTTGCAGCAGCAGGTGGCAAGGGGGGCACACTCATTATTGTTGCCTATGTCATTATCTTTGCAGCAATGATTTACTTTATGTCTTATCGTCCACAGAAGAAGGAAAAGAAGAGAATGGACGAGATGATGTCTACCCTTGCTGTTGGTGATTCTGTATTGACTTCATCAGGATTTTATGGTGTTGTCATTGATATTACAGAGGATACAGTGATTGTAGAGTTTGGAAATAACAAAAATTGTAGAATTCCTATGCAAAAAGCTGCGATTGTGCAGATTGAAAAGCCAGAATAA